From Gouania willdenowi chromosome 18, fGouWil2.1, whole genome shotgun sequence, one genomic window encodes:
- the tm4sf21b gene encoding transmembrane 4 L6 family member 1 isoform X1, producing the protein MCTGACSKFIAIPLYVLALLSIICNIVLFFPDLSTEFAEEDREGKSRLTVEVKYMGGLLGGGLMILVPAIHIHLTSAKNCCANRCGMFLSIGFAAVGVLGAVYSLSVAALGLANGPLCYGFSETNPIPQWTTPFANSSGSYLSDKDMWKWCLIPKNVVEFNLGLFATLLVAAGLELILCLIQMINGLFGCICGTCGSKEVRPL; encoded by the exons ATGTGCACCGGAGCGTGTTCCAAGTTTATTGCCATCCCTCTCTATGTCCTGGCTCTATTGTCAATTATCTGCAACATCGTGCTCTTCTTCCCTGACCTTAGTACAGAATTTGCAGAGGAGGACAGAGAAGGAAAATCCCGGCTCACAGTGGAAGTCAAATATATGGGTGGCCTGCTTGGAGGAGGACTCATG ATCCTTGTCCCAGCGATCCACATTCATCTGACAAGTGCAAAAAACTGCTGTGCCAATCGCTGTGGG ATGTTCCTGTCCATTGGGTTTGCAGCAGTTGGTGTACTTGGAGCTGTTTACAGTTTGAGTGTTGCTGCCCTCGGTCTTGCTAATGGGCCACTGTGCTATGGCTTCAGTGAAACCAACCCGATTCCACAATGGACAACTCCCTTTGCTAACAG ttcTGGCAGTTACCTGTCTGATAAGGACATGTGGAAGTGGTGTCTCATACCAAAGAATGTGGTGGAATTTAACCTGGGCCTGTTCGCCACTCTCCTGGTGGCTGCAGGCTTGGAGCTGATCCTCTGTCTCATTCAGATGATCAATGGATTGTTTGGCTGTATCTGTGGCACATGTGGTAGCAAAGAGGTGAGACCACTATAG
- the tm4sf21b gene encoding transmembrane 4 L6 family member 1 isoform X2 — protein MCTGACSKFIAIPLYVLALLSIICNIVLFFPDLSTEFAEEDREGKSRLTVEVKYMGGLLGGGLMILVPAIHIHLTSAKNCCANRCGMFLSIGFAAVGVLGAVYSLSVAALGLANGPLCYGFSETNPIPQWTTPFANSSGSYLSDKDMWKWCLIPKNVVEFNLGLFATLLVAAGLELILCLIQMINGLFGCICGTCGSKE, from the exons ATGTGCACCGGAGCGTGTTCCAAGTTTATTGCCATCCCTCTCTATGTCCTGGCTCTATTGTCAATTATCTGCAACATCGTGCTCTTCTTCCCTGACCTTAGTACAGAATTTGCAGAGGAGGACAGAGAAGGAAAATCCCGGCTCACAGTGGAAGTCAAATATATGGGTGGCCTGCTTGGAGGAGGACTCATG ATCCTTGTCCCAGCGATCCACATTCATCTGACAAGTGCAAAAAACTGCTGTGCCAATCGCTGTGGG ATGTTCCTGTCCATTGGGTTTGCAGCAGTTGGTGTACTTGGAGCTGTTTACAGTTTGAGTGTTGCTGCCCTCGGTCTTGCTAATGGGCCACTGTGCTATGGCTTCAGTGAAACCAACCCGATTCCACAATGGACAACTCCCTTTGCTAACAG ttcTGGCAGTTACCTGTCTGATAAGGACATGTGGAAGTGGTGTCTCATACCAAAGAATGTGGTGGAATTTAACCTGGGCCTGTTCGCCACTCTCCTGGTGGCTGCAGGCTTGGAGCTGATCCTCTGTCTCATTCAGATGATCAATGGATTGTTTGGCTGTATCTGTGGCACATGTGGTAGCAAAGAG